In Alteromonas sp. V450, the following proteins share a genomic window:
- the holA gene encoding DNA polymerase III subunit delta, giving the protein MQIYPNQFFQDINKNLRPCYLVFGDEPQQKFEVIEQIRQKAKTLGFEERTVLVAESGFSWASLIEATQSMSLFSSQQFIELELPTGKPGAEGSKVLQEVAASLNPDLLLLVHGPKIGKDVQRGKWYKVLDDIGASILCYPLEGKQLNQWINQQLVKHSLSISPAGVKMISDFCEGNMLAAKQEIDKLALLFPSQTVSETQIEQAMVDQSRYNVFQLIDVMLSGDANRCIKMLYRLESEGLEPNIIIWALMREWDQLWKLKVAMQDGAPIQWQKFGIWRNRQAFYQNALHRLCFEQLEDIQNALSKADHAFKQNVIARPYVELCHLCMMFLGTDLRRIPFLSA; this is encoded by the coding sequence ATGCAAATTTACCCAAACCAGTTCTTTCAAGACATAAACAAAAACTTAAGGCCTTGTTACTTGGTATTCGGTGATGAGCCTCAACAGAAATTCGAGGTCATCGAGCAAATACGGCAAAAGGCCAAGACTTTGGGGTTTGAAGAAAGAACGGTTTTAGTTGCTGAAAGTGGCTTTTCTTGGGCAAGTCTAATAGAAGCGACGCAAAGCATGTCGCTATTTTCAAGTCAGCAGTTTATTGAGCTAGAGCTACCAACAGGCAAGCCAGGGGCCGAAGGAAGCAAAGTACTTCAAGAAGTTGCAGCGTCGCTCAATCCCGACCTTCTGCTGTTGGTTCACGGGCCTAAAATAGGCAAAGATGTCCAACGGGGAAAATGGTACAAAGTACTCGACGATATTGGTGCTTCGATATTGTGTTACCCTCTTGAAGGTAAACAACTAAATCAATGGATTAATCAGCAGCTAGTTAAGCATAGTCTAAGTATCTCGCCAGCTGGCGTAAAGATGATTAGCGACTTTTGTGAAGGCAATATGCTTGCAGCAAAACAAGAAATCGACAAGTTAGCGTTGCTTTTCCCTTCTCAGACTGTTTCTGAAACCCAAATTGAACAAGCCATGGTTGATCAGTCGCGCTATAACGTTTTCCAACTAATAGACGTTATGCTGAGTGGTGATGCTAACCGCTGCATAAAAATGCTCTACAGGCTAGAAAGTGAAGGCCTTGAACCCAATATTATTATTTGGGCACTCATGCGAGAGTGGGATCAGCTGTGGAAATTAAAAGTCGCCATGCAAGACGGCGCCCCCATTCAATGGCAAAAATTTGGCATTTGGCGAAATCGACAGGCTTTTTATCAAAATGCATTGCACAGACTATGCTTTGAACAGCTTGAAGATATACAAAACGCTTTGTCAAAAGCCGACCATGCGTTTAAGCAAAACGTCATCGCTCGACCTTATGTCGAGCTATGTCATCTATGTATGATGTTTTTGGGAACAGACCTTCGGCGCATCCCTTTTTTATCAGCGTAA
- the rsfS gene encoding ribosome silencing factor, with protein sequence MESQQLKQFVKDKIDDMKGRDIVELDVRGKSTITDTMIICSGNSKRHVSSIAENVVVEAKAAGHAANSVEGKETGEWVLVDFGDVILHVMQDETRDFYQLEKLWS encoded by the coding sequence TTGGAGAGTCAACAGCTCAAACAATTTGTAAAAGACAAAATTGACGATATGAAAGGACGCGACATCGTTGAATTAGACGTGCGTGGTAAATCAACCATAACCGATACCATGATTATTTGTTCAGGAAACTCAAAACGTCATGTTTCGTCAATTGCTGAAAATGTTGTGGTAGAGGCCAAAGCTGCTGGTCATGCAGCAAATAGCGTTGAAGGAAAAGAAACCGGAGAATGGGTATTGGTTGATTTTGGCGACGTAATTTTACACGTGATGCAAGATGAAACCCGAGACTTCTACCAACTAGAGAAATTGTGGTCTTAG
- the rlmH gene encoding 23S rRNA (pseudouridine(1915)-N(3))-methyltransferase RlmH yields MRIQIVAVGTKMPDWVNTGVNEFLRRFPSDMPVSFTEIPAGKRGKNADIKRILEKEGELMLAAIPKGNRIVTLEVTGKPWDTPTLAKQLDIWKMDGRDVSLLIGGPEGLAPECIAASEQKWSLSALTLPHPLVRIILTESLYRAWSVTQNHPYHRE; encoded by the coding sequence GTGCGTATACAAATTGTTGCAGTAGGCACAAAAATGCCTGATTGGGTAAACACTGGCGTTAACGAGTTTCTTCGTCGATTCCCCAGCGATATGCCTGTCAGCTTTACTGAAATTCCCGCGGGAAAGCGGGGTAAAAATGCGGATATTAAACGCATACTCGAAAAAGAAGGCGAGTTAATGCTAGCGGCAATTCCAAAAGGAAACCGTATAGTTACACTCGAGGTAACGGGTAAACCTTGGGATACACCTACACTCGCTAAACAGCTTGATATATGGAAAATGGATGGCAGAGACGTTAGCCTACTCATTGGCGGACCAGAAGGACTGGCTCCTGAGTGCATTGCCGCCTCGGAACAGAAGTGGTCATTGTCTGCGTTAACGCTTCCCCATCCACTAGTGCGTATTATTTTGACGGAAAGTTTGTATCGAGCGTGGTCAGTCACGCAAAACCATCCATATCACCGCGAGTAA
- the nadD gene encoding nicotinate (nicotinamide) nucleotide adenylyltransferase, with protein sequence MFNHRESRSHRQTKCKAILGGTFNPPHLGHINGALNTADALNIQTVYLMPCKLAPHKSVNVSDQHRVNMVQLCCNDNPRLKPELIELQLPSPSYTVKTLKALKDASGDTICFFIGADSLYNLHKWYEWEQLLAFCHIVVMRRHDETFSPPPIIQAWLDKHATCDIDAIHDRPNGCVLLLDTPLYAISSTALRNAFGSTGEVATLSDTTLDEHNGHMPLLHEWVPDSVRKYIKENELYKS encoded by the coding sequence ATGTTCAACCATAGAGAAAGCCGCAGCCATCGTCAGACTAAGTGCAAGGCCATTCTAGGCGGCACGTTCAACCCACCTCACCTTGGTCATATTAATGGCGCGCTCAACACGGCAGATGCATTGAACATTCAAACCGTTTATTTAATGCCATGTAAACTTGCCCCACACAAATCTGTAAATGTCAGCGACCAGCATCGTGTAAACATGGTTCAACTCTGCTGTAATGATAACCCAAGGCTAAAGCCTGAACTCATAGAACTCCAGCTTCCTTCTCCGTCGTATACGGTAAAAACGTTAAAAGCCTTAAAAGATGCATCGGGTGATACAATCTGTTTTTTCATTGGCGCAGATTCCCTGTATAATCTTCATAAATGGTATGAGTGGGAACAGTTATTAGCATTTTGCCATATAGTGGTAATGCGAAGACACGATGAGACTTTTTCGCCTCCCCCTATAATTCAGGCGTGGTTAGATAAGCACGCAACGTGTGACATCGATGCTATTCACGACAGGCCCAACGGTTGTGTACTGCTTTTAGACACACCACTTTACGCTATTTCATCTACCGCGCTGCGCAACGCTTTCGGCTCTACCGGAGAAGTCGCAACGCTTTCAGATACAACACTCGATGAACATAATGGTCACATGCCGCTTCTTCATGAATGGGTGCCAGATAGTGTTCGTAAATACATTAAAGAAAATGAACTTTATAAAAGTTAA
- the leuS gene encoding leucine--tRNA ligase, producing the protein MADNQYNPKDIEQRVQQYWEENQSFKANDDVEKEKFYCLSMFPYPSGRLHMGHVRNYTIGDVISRFQRMQGKNVLQPMGWDAFGLPAENAAINNNTAPAKWTYSNIDYMKSQLRSLGFGYDWDREVTTCKSDYYRWEQWFFTRLYEKGLVYKKNSTVNWDPVDQTVLANEQVIDGRGWRSGALVEQKEIPQWFIKITDYAEELLQDLEQLEEWPDQVRAMQANWIGRSEGVEITFDLASAVNDIADLTVYTTRPDTFYGVTYVAVAAQHPLAEFAAKSNPDLAAFIDECKNTKVAEAELATMEKKGFATGFEVVHPLTGEKLPIWVANFVLMDYGSGAVMAVPGHDQRDWEFATKYNLPIQQVIAPNAGDEDKCDLSASAFTEKGSLINSGKFDGLEFDAAFNGIADELESKGCGKRKVNYRLRDWGVSRQRYWGAPIPMLNLENGESVPVPADQLPVVLPEDVEMNGVTSPIKADPEWAKTTYNGEAALRETDTFDTFMESSWYYARYACATNNDAMLDPTSANYWLPVDQYIGGIEHAILHLLYSRFFHKLLRDEGLVNSDEPFKRLLCQGMVLADSYYREDASGKKTWFSPTEVSTEKDDKGRIVKAWLTADGEEVIHGGMTKMSKSKNNGIDPQEVIDLYGADTVRLFTMFAAPPEQTLEWVDSGVEGANRFLRRIWKLVTEHVEKGSPEAIDVKSLSKEQQALRREVHKTIEKVSDDLGRRQTFNTAIAAVMELLNHLQKAPQENAQDIAIMREACESVLLLLNPITPHIAHELWKVLGHSEDIDSAPWPTADKAALVEDEKLIIVQVNGKVRAKMTIAADASKESIEASAKEQPNVQQFIEGKTIRKVIVVPGKLVNIVAN; encoded by the coding sequence ATGGCCGATAATCAGTACAATCCGAAAGACATTGAACAACGCGTTCAGCAATACTGGGAAGAAAACCAATCGTTTAAAGCAAATGACGATGTAGAAAAAGAAAAGTTCTACTGCCTGTCTATGTTCCCATACCCTAGTGGCCGACTTCACATGGGCCACGTGCGTAACTACACCATTGGTGACGTAATCAGCCGTTTCCAGCGCATGCAGGGTAAAAATGTATTGCAGCCTATGGGTTGGGATGCTTTTGGTCTTCCGGCTGAAAATGCAGCAATTAACAACAACACTGCACCTGCGAAATGGACATACTCAAATATTGATTACATGAAAAGCCAACTTCGCTCGTTGGGTTTCGGTTACGACTGGGATCGCGAAGTGACCACATGTAAATCAGATTACTATCGCTGGGAACAGTGGTTCTTCACGCGTCTTTACGAAAAAGGCCTAGTTTACAAGAAGAACTCTACTGTGAACTGGGACCCTGTAGACCAAACTGTTTTGGCTAACGAGCAGGTAATTGACGGTCGCGGATGGCGCTCTGGTGCGCTGGTTGAGCAAAAAGAGATCCCTCAGTGGTTTATTAAAATTACGGACTACGCCGAAGAACTTTTACAAGACTTAGAACAGCTTGAAGAATGGCCTGACCAAGTACGCGCCATGCAGGCAAACTGGATTGGCCGCTCTGAAGGTGTTGAAATTACCTTCGATTTAGCGTCAGCGGTTAACGACATTGCCGATTTGACGGTATATACCACGCGCCCAGATACCTTCTACGGCGTTACTTACGTTGCAGTGGCTGCGCAGCACCCTCTTGCAGAATTCGCAGCAAAATCGAACCCAGATTTAGCGGCCTTTATCGACGAATGTAAAAACACCAAAGTTGCTGAAGCTGAATTAGCAACCATGGAGAAGAAAGGCTTTGCCACTGGTTTTGAAGTTGTTCACCCACTAACCGGTGAAAAGCTTCCAATTTGGGTCGCTAACTTCGTGTTGATGGACTACGGTTCAGGCGCGGTAATGGCTGTTCCTGGCCACGATCAGCGCGATTGGGAATTTGCGACGAAATACAACCTACCTATTCAACAAGTCATTGCGCCAAACGCAGGTGATGAAGATAAGTGCGACCTTAGCGCCTCTGCATTTACTGAAAAAGGCAGCTTGATCAATTCAGGTAAGTTCGACGGTCTTGAGTTCGATGCCGCGTTTAACGGTATTGCCGATGAACTTGAAAGCAAAGGCTGCGGTAAGCGCAAAGTAAATTACCGTCTTCGTGACTGGGGCGTAAGCCGTCAGCGCTACTGGGGCGCACCTATTCCAATGCTTAATTTGGAAAACGGTGAATCTGTTCCGGTTCCTGCTGACCAACTACCGGTTGTTTTGCCTGAAGACGTAGAGATGAATGGCGTAACCTCGCCAATTAAAGCTGATCCTGAGTGGGCAAAAACCACATACAATGGCGAAGCCGCGTTACGTGAAACTGACACCTTTGATACCTTTATGGAATCATCGTGGTACTACGCGCGCTATGCCTGTGCTACTAACAACGACGCCATGCTTGACCCGACATCAGCAAACTACTGGTTGCCGGTAGATCAATACATTGGTGGTATTGAGCACGCTATCTTGCACTTACTTTACTCGCGTTTCTTCCACAAATTACTGCGCGACGAAGGCTTGGTAAACTCAGACGAGCCATTTAAGCGTTTGTTGTGTCAGGGCATGGTATTAGCCGACTCTTACTACCGTGAAGACGCGTCTGGTAAGAAAACCTGGTTCTCGCCTACTGAAGTAAGCACAGAGAAAGACGATAAAGGCCGTATTGTTAAAGCGTGGCTGACAGCAGATGGCGAAGAAGTTATTCATGGCGGCATGACCAAGATGTCTAAGTCGAAGAATAACGGTATCGACCCGCAAGAAGTTATCGACCTGTACGGTGCCGATACAGTCCGTCTATTTACTATGTTTGCAGCGCCACCAGAGCAAACCCTAGAGTGGGTTGATTCTGGCGTTGAAGGTGCAAACCGCTTCCTACGTCGTATCTGGAAGCTTGTTACCGAGCACGTGGAAAAAGGCTCGCCAGAAGCGATTGATGTCAAGTCACTGTCGAAAGAGCAGCAGGCCCTTCGCCGTGAAGTACACAAAACCATTGAGAAAGTGTCTGATGACTTGGGTCGTCGCCAAACCTTCAATACCGCGATTGCAGCAGTAATGGAGCTGTTGAATCACCTTCAAAAAGCGCCTCAAGAAAATGCGCAGGACATCGCTATTATGCGCGAAGCCTGTGAGTCAGTCTTGTTGCTACTTAACCCTATTACGCCGCACATTGCTCACGAGCTTTGGAAGGTACTAGGTCACAGTGAAGATATCGATTCAGCGCCTTGGCCAACGGCTGATAAAGCTGCGTTGGTTGAAGACGAGAAGCTTATTATTGTTCAGGTTAACGGTAAGGTACGCGCTAAGATGACCATCGCCGCTGATGCCAGCAAAGAGAGCATTGAGGCGTCTGCGAAAGAACAGCCAAACGTTCAGCAATTCATCGAAGGTAAAACCATTCGTAAAGTGATTGTTGTACCTGGCAAGCTTGTCAACATTGTAGCTAACTAG
- the lptE gene encoding LPS assembly lipoprotein LptE — MKKLFQFAAVLVCSSWLLGCGFHLRSAPSLPQNINSVAIESARAHAPLARALKKQLNVYGLSSVDNDYSAVNDKIDIYLLPEKLERQLLSVYPSGQVAEYELIYVVRYRVQFPNKEALMAQFEVVRDYQDDPDQVLAKSRELELMLDEMRDEAADIIIRRLSSQAVAATSAN; from the coding sequence ATGAAAAAGCTCTTTCAGTTTGCAGCTGTTTTAGTTTGCAGTTCCTGGTTATTGGGCTGCGGCTTTCACTTGCGCAGCGCCCCATCGCTGCCACAGAATATTAATTCAGTTGCAATTGAAAGCGCTCGAGCGCATGCGCCTCTCGCGCGTGCGCTTAAAAAGCAATTAAACGTGTATGGATTATCATCCGTTGACAACGACTACTCAGCGGTGAACGACAAAATTGATATTTATCTTCTTCCTGAGAAACTAGAGAGACAGCTTTTATCCGTTTATCCTTCGGGGCAAGTTGCGGAGTATGAGCTTATTTATGTCGTAAGATACCGCGTACAATTCCCTAATAAAGAAGCGTTGATGGCACAGTTTGAGGTAGTAAGAGACTATCAAGATGATCCCGACCAAGTGTTGGCGAAATCTCGAGAACTAGAATTAATGCTTGATGAAATGCGAGATGAAGCAGCCGACATCATCATTCGCAGATTGTCTAGCCAAGCTGTCGCCGCGACCAGCGCGAATTAA
- the mrdA gene encoding penicillin-binding protein 2: MQRKRQTIRDHSAEANLFARRASIAFIIVIAMLGIVLNNLYSLQVTQYEDYQTRSNGNRIKVLPVAPNRGLIYDRNGVLLAENRPVFSLEIIPEQVDDVQHTLVELTELMGITSDELERFQSSLKGTRRFKPIALRTQLSEEDVALFSANKHKFPGVSVEARLARHYPYKDTLTHALGYVARINKRDLQKLVEAGLEDNYAATHDIGKLGIEKYHEELLHGQVGYQQVEVNNQGRIIRVLNVEPPTPGKDIVLNLDMALQLEAQRIISDMRGAIVVTDVKTGGVLALYSNPSYDPNLFVHGISRTNYSALLNSPDRPLINRATQGQYPPASTIKPHLGLLGLEEGIITPQYSIADNGKYSLPNVSHVWRDWRRWGHGDVNVSKAIEVSCDTFYYDLAYKLGIDKISEAMYEFGFGDFTGIDLYEESDANMPSRGWKKARFNEPWYIGDTIPVGIGQSYWTTTPIQLNHAVNALINRGERFVPQLIRGFMKPDNTVDVIPLKTLRPIEFKNEENLDVILQAMRDVVSGTEGGARHAFADTLYDSAGKTGTAQLFTVGQNEKYDAEKVDERLRDNAMYVGYAPFNAPEISVTVVLENVGGGSKNAAPVARQIMDFYFRDREFEQTTHASSVDDTIVRASQ; encoded by the coding sequence ATGCAAAGAAAACGTCAAACCATTCGCGACCATTCAGCCGAAGCAAATTTGTTTGCACGACGTGCGTCTATTGCGTTTATCATAGTAATAGCGATGCTTGGGATTGTTCTAAACAATCTGTACTCTCTGCAAGTTACTCAATACGAAGATTATCAAACCCGCTCTAACGGCAATCGGATAAAAGTGCTGCCCGTGGCGCCAAATCGAGGCCTTATCTATGATAGAAACGGGGTACTGCTTGCTGAAAACCGCCCCGTTTTTAGTTTAGAAATTATTCCTGAACAAGTGGATGACGTACAACACACTCTCGTTGAACTTACTGAATTAATGGGAATAACAAGCGACGAGCTCGAACGCTTTCAAAGCTCGCTTAAAGGAACGCGTCGCTTCAAACCCATTGCACTTCGCACTCAGTTAAGTGAAGAAGATGTTGCGCTATTTTCAGCGAACAAACATAAATTTCCCGGTGTGAGTGTGGAAGCTCGCCTTGCGCGACATTATCCTTACAAAGACACGCTCACTCATGCCCTTGGCTACGTTGCGCGGATAAACAAACGCGATTTACAAAAGCTTGTTGAAGCCGGCTTGGAAGATAACTATGCGGCTACTCATGATATTGGAAAGCTGGGTATTGAAAAATATCACGAAGAATTGCTCCATGGCCAAGTTGGATATCAGCAGGTTGAGGTGAATAACCAAGGTAGAATAATACGCGTACTTAACGTAGAGCCGCCCACCCCTGGAAAAGATATCGTTTTGAACTTAGACATGGCGTTGCAGTTAGAAGCACAGCGAATCATATCCGATATGCGTGGTGCCATTGTTGTCACTGATGTAAAAACAGGTGGTGTGTTAGCGCTGTATTCAAACCCAAGTTACGATCCAAACCTTTTTGTTCACGGCATCAGTAGAACCAATTACTCAGCACTCCTGAATTCGCCCGACAGACCGTTAATAAACCGCGCAACCCAAGGGCAGTATCCTCCAGCATCAACAATTAAGCCTCACTTAGGGCTTTTAGGTTTAGAAGAAGGGATTATTACACCACAATACAGTATTGCCGACAACGGAAAGTATTCGCTACCCAATGTGTCTCACGTTTGGAGAGACTGGCGCAGATGGGGCCATGGTGACGTTAATGTATCAAAAGCAATAGAGGTGTCTTGCGATACATTTTATTATGATCTCGCTTACAAACTCGGTATCGACAAGATTAGCGAGGCAATGTATGAATTTGGTTTTGGTGACTTCACCGGTATTGATTTATACGAAGAGTCTGATGCGAACATGCCAAGCAGAGGCTGGAAAAAAGCCCGCTTCAATGAGCCTTGGTACATAGGGGATACAATTCCAGTAGGTATTGGTCAGAGCTATTGGACAACAACGCCTATTCAATTAAATCATGCTGTAAATGCATTAATTAACAGAGGCGAACGTTTTGTTCCACAACTCATTCGAGGCTTCATGAAGCCAGATAACACAGTTGACGTGATCCCGCTGAAAACGCTGCGCCCAATTGAATTTAAAAACGAGGAAAACTTAGACGTCATTCTGCAAGCCATGCGAGACGTGGTAAGCGGCACTGAGGGCGGCGCTCGCCACGCGTTTGCAGATACACTCTACGACTCTGCGGGTAAAACAGGCACCGCTCAGCTTTTTACCGTAGGGCAAAATGAAAAATATGATGCGGAAAAAGTTGATGAGCGGCTGCGTGACAATGCAATGTATGTTGGCTACGCACCATTTAACGCTCCCGAAATTTCAGTCACTGTTGTACTTGAAAACGTGGGAGGTGGTAGTAAAAATGCAGCCCCTGTAGCACGTCAAATTATGGATTTTTATTTCCGCGATCGTGAGTTTGAACAAACTACCCATGCATCGTCGGTAGACGATACGATAGTCAGAGCCTCTCAATGA